The window CCGTCGGTATCGCCGCCGCAGCGGTCGTCGCCGTCATCACGGAGAAAGTCGTCTACGCGGGACTGGACATCGGCTCCATCGGACTGCTCATCACGTCGATCGGCATCGCGTTCATCTACCGGGCGGTCATCCAGTTGCGCTTCGGCGCGGGCTTCACCCGGTACGACATCCAGGTGCTCCGCCCCATCGACGCGCTCGTGCCCTACGGCGTCCGCGTCACGCTCCACGACGTCGCCATCGTCGGCTCGGCAGTCGTCCTCGTCACGGGCCTGCACGTCCTCTTGCAGTACACCGACCTCGGGCGGAAGATGCGCGCGATGGCCGACAACCCCGAGCTGGCGCGCGTCAGCGGCATCCGAACCGACCGGGTGAAACTGTGGACGTGGGTCATCGGGGCCGGTCTCGCCGGCGCCGGCGGCGTCTTCCTCGGACTGTTTAGCCGGCTAGTTCCCCGCATGGGGTTCAATCTGCTCCTGATCATCTTCGCCGCCGTCATCCTCGGCGGCATCGGGTCGGTCTACGGCGCGATGCTCGGGGGGTTCCTCATCGGAATGATAAACCAGCTGACGCCGGCGCTCTCGGAGCTCGGCAGTCTGCTCCCGCTCGTGCCCGACGCGTGGGGGATTCCCATCGGCATCGAGTACGCGGACGCCCTCGCGTTCGTCATCATGGTTCTCGTCCTGCTCGTCCGGCCGAACGGCATCGCCGGGGAGGCGACCTGAAATGGGTGTGCGCTCGATCGTCGCCGACCCGAGCGGCTACTGGAACGGACTCACCCGCGCCGAACAGGGCGTAAGCGGCTTCATCGTCGCGTTCGTGGTACTGCTGCTCTTCGGGCTGCTTACCGGCGGGCTCGCGCCGACGTACTTCCTGTTCCTCGTCGGACTCGCCGGAATGTACGCACTCATGTCACTCGGCCTCAACGTACAGTGGGGGTACACCGGCCTGATCAACTTCAGCGTCGCTGCCTTCTTCGGTATCGGCGCGTACGGAACCGCACTCGCCTCGTCGAGTTCCTCGCCCATCGCCGGCGACCTCGCGCCCGTCGTCGGACTGCTCGTCGCGCTCGTGCTCGCGGCAGTCCTCGCGCTCCTCATCGGCATCCCGACCCTCAGACTGAGAGCCGACTATCTCGCCATCGCCTCCATCGGACTAGCCGAAGTCGTTCGCATCATCATCCTCAACGAAGACCAGTGGACGAACGGGAGCGCCGGACTCCGGGGCATCCCGACCTTCTTCGACGGCTGGCCGGTGCTCTCGACGTTCCCACAGACGATGCCCGGCATCGCCATCTCGTGGCTTCCGGGGGAGACCATCGTTCTCCGCCAGTCGTTCTGGCAGGCGACGCTGAACGTCACACTGGTCTTGGCCTTCATCGGCGTGAGCTACTTCGTTCTGAAGCGCGCCCACCGCTCGCCGTGGGGCCGCCTCCTCCGAACCATCCGGGGTGACGAGGATCTCGCGCGGGCGCTCGGGAAGAACACCTACCGCTACAAGATGCAGGCGTTCGTGCTCGGCAGCCTCATCATGGCGCTGGCGGGCGTGTTCTACGCCCACCTGAACCTCTACGTCGGCCCGGGTGACCTCAACCCCATCACGACGTTCTACGTCTGGGTCGCCGTCATCCTCGGCGGCAGCGGGTCGAACCGCGGCGCGCTGTTCGGCGGCTTCGTCATCGTCGCCATCCAGCAGGGAACGCGGTTCCTCAACGACTTCGGGTGGATTCCGTTCGACGTCGCGCCGCTGCGCCTGCTCGTCATCGGCGTCATCATCGTCCTCATCATGCGGTTCCGCCCGGAGGGCGTCCTGCCACCCCAGCGCGAGCTCATCTGGCCGAGCGTCGTCGACGAAGCACCCAAACAACCGGACACTGGCGTTCGTGACGCCAAAGCAGGTGAGAGCGAATGACGGACAGTCAAGCCACGCAGGTCGCCGAAGGCGAATCGAACGACGACGAGCGAACCGCGAACATGGACACGGAGGACGTCGTCCTCAGCGTCGAGGATCTCGTCAAGTCGTTCGGCGCGCTGGTCGCGACCGACCACGCCACCTTCGAAGTCGAACGCGGCACCATCACCGGCCTCATCGGTCCGAACGGCGCCGGCAAGTCGACGCTGTTCAACCTCATCTCGGGGTTCTACGAGGCCGACGAGGGCCGCGTCGAGGTCAACGGGACTGACGTGACCGGCATGGAGCCCTACGAGGTCGCCGAGTACGGGCTCATCCGGACGTTCCAGACCCCGCGCAAGCTCGAGGGCATGACCGTCCGCGAAGCGATGCTGGTCGGGCCACGCAATCAGCCCGGCGAGTCGTTCGTGAAACTGTTCACCGACCCCGAGAGCGTCCGGGAGTACGAGCAGAAGAACCTCGACGACGCCCAGCAGATACTGGAGGACTTCGAGATCGACCACCTCGCCACCCAGCCCGCGACGAAGATATCGGGCGGACAGATGAAGCTGGTCG is drawn from Salarchaeum sp. JOR-1 and contains these coding sequences:
- a CDS encoding branched-chain amino acid ABC transporter permease — translated: MGVRSIVADPSGYWNGLTRAEQGVSGFIVAFVVLLLFGLLTGGLAPTYFLFLVGLAGMYALMSLGLNVQWGYTGLINFSVAAFFGIGAYGTALASSSSSPIAGDLAPVVGLLVALVLAAVLALLIGIPTLRLRADYLAIASIGLAEVVRIIILNEDQWTNGSAGLRGIPTFFDGWPVLSTFPQTMPGIAISWLPGETIVLRQSFWQATLNVTLVLAFIGVSYFVLKRAHRSPWGRLLRTIRGDEDLARALGKNTYRYKMQAFVLGSLIMALAGVFYAHLNLYVGPGDLNPITTFYVWVAVILGGSGSNRGALFGGFVIVAIQQGTRFLNDFGWIPFDVAPLRLLVIGVIIVLIMRFRPEGVLPPQRELIWPSVVDEAPKQPDTGVRDAKAGESE
- a CDS encoding ABC transporter ATP-binding protein, with protein sequence MDTEDVVLSVEDLVKSFGALVATDHATFEVERGTITGLIGPNGAGKSTLFNLISGFYEADEGRVEVNGTDVTGMEPYEVAEYGLIRTFQTPRKLEGMTVREAMLVGPRNQPGESFVKLFTDPESVREYEQKNLDDAQQILEDFEIDHLATQPATKISGGQMKLVELARAMLADPEILLLDEPAAGVNPTLRKQLAEQIRRLNEQGTTFLLIEHDMEFVMSLADPVIVLDRGSVLMEGTPTEVQNDDRVIDAYLGG
- a CDS encoding branched-chain amino acid ABC transporter permease translates to MILDLIASGLVFSSIIVLGSIGLSLIYSIADFANFAHGDTMTVGAYSALVTFGAVGGLGGSLLGLPYGFFVALAVGIAAAAVVAVITEKVVYAGLDIGSIGLLITSIGIAFIYRAVIQLRFGAGFTRYDIQVLRPIDALVPYGVRVTLHDVAIVGSAVVLVTGLHVLLQYTDLGRKMRAMADNPELARVSGIRTDRVKLWTWVIGAGLAGAGGVFLGLFSRLVPRMGFNLLLIIFAAVILGGIGSVYGAMLGGFLIGMINQLTPALSELGSLLPLVPDAWGIPIGIEYADALAFVIMVLVLLVRPNGIAGEAT